In Desulfovibrio aminophilus, the following proteins share a genomic window:
- a CDS encoding DUF1844 domain-containing protein: MADDKTCGCGESYMEGMPLPDITFSTFVLSLSSQALMHLGEEPDPDSGETQFRPHLAKQTIDILAMLQAKTEKGLDPDEKKLLCGLLYNLRMQYVNKVK; the protein is encoded by the coding sequence ATGGCCGACGACAAGACCTGCGGATGCGGCGAGTCCTACATGGAGGGCATGCCGCTGCCGGACATCACGTTCTCCACCTTTGTGCTCTCCTTGAGCTCCCAGGCCCTCATGCACCTGGGCGAGGAGCCCGACCCGGACTCGGGCGAGACCCAGTTCCGGCCCCATCTGGCCAAGCAGACCATCGACATCCTGGCCATGCTCCAGGCCAAGACCGAGAAGGGCCTGGACCCCGACGAGAAGAAGCTTCTCTGCGGGCTGCTCTACAACCTGCGCATGCAGTACGTGAACAAGGTGAAGTAG
- a CDS encoding HypC/HybG/HupF family hydrogenase formation chaperone produces the protein MCLAVPAEIMEINDGVATCRVGEGQTTVQASLMLLESEPSLGDYLIIHAGFALRVLDPQEARENLKLLRDVIQAAKEAGVEQDVL, from the coding sequence ATGTGTCTGGCTGTTCCCGCTGAAATCATGGAGATCAACGACGGCGTCGCCACCTGCCGCGTGGGCGAGGGCCAGACCACGGTCCAGGCCTCGCTCATGCTTCTGGAGTCCGAGCCCAGTCTCGGCGACTACCTCATCATCCACGCCGGATTCGCCCTGCGCGTCCTGGATCCCCAGGAGGCCCGGGAGAACCTCAAGCTCCTGCGCGACGTGATCCAGGCCGCCAAGGAGGCGGGCGTCGAGCAGGACGTGCTCTAG
- a CDS encoding HyaD/HybD family hydrogenase maturation endopeptidase: protein MSDSPKRILVLGVGNILYTDEGVGVRVVEHLQERYSFSENVTLMDGGTLGTRLMGPILESDFLIVVDAVLGGDPPGAIYRLTGEDLRKSLAFKDSMHQTDLVDTLIYCGLVGNRPDAVVVGIEPEDYQSMAVELSPTLAKRVEDMAQVVLREIEQAGGSHTPSAA, encoded by the coding sequence ATGTCCGATTCCCCCAAACGCATCCTCGTGCTCGGCGTGGGCAACATCCTCTACACCGACGAAGGCGTGGGCGTGCGCGTCGTGGAGCACCTCCAGGAGCGCTACTCCTTTTCAGAAAACGTCACCCTCATGGACGGCGGCACCTTGGGCACCCGGCTCATGGGCCCCATCCTGGAGTCCGACTTCCTCATCGTCGTGGACGCGGTGCTCGGCGGCGATCCACCGGGCGCGATCTACCGCCTCACCGGCGAGGATCTGCGCAAGTCCCTGGCCTTCAAGGATTCCATGCACCAGACCGACCTCGTGGACACGCTCATCTACTGCGGACTGGTGGGCAACCGCCCGGACGCCGTGGTGGTCGGCATTGAGCCCGAGGACTACCAGTCCATGGCCGTGGAGCTCTCGCCCACCCTTGCCAAACGCGTCGAGGACATGGCACAGGTAGTGCTCCGGGAGATCGAACAGGCCGGGGGCTCCCACACCCCTTCGGCCGCCTAG
- a CDS encoding nickel-dependent hydrogenase large subunit codes for MSGCKAKTAPVMATPKSNYTGPVVVDPVTRIEGHLRIEVQVENGVVKDVRSSSQLFRGLEIILKGRDPRDAQHFTQRSCGVCTYVHALASTRCVDNAVKVKIPDNARLMRNLVLAAQYMHDHIVHFYHLHALDWVNVANALKADPVKAAKIANSISPRPTTAEGLKAVQDKVAALVKSGQLGIFTNAYFLGGHPAYYLPAEVDLIATAHYLEALHLQVKAARAMAVYGAKNPHTQFTVVGGVTNYEGLKPERFAEFAALYKEVKAFIEQVYIPDLIAVAGFYKDWAGIGAGCKNYLSCGDFADVEGNLDSNWMPPGVIHNADLTKIDKMDGTKITEAIKHSWYKGNSVLHPSKGVTDPQYTSLNDKERYSWMKAPRYDGKPMEVGPLAQVLVAYAKGVPEFKAGVDLVLSKLGVPASALFSTLGRTAARGVECFAIAQKTQGILDQLMANVKKGDTKLYTEWKMPKEAEGVGFVAAPRGHLSHWIKIKKGKIENFQLVVPSTWNLGPRDDKDVMGPVEQALMNTPVADPKRPVEIIRTVHAFDPCIACGVHVIDAKTGEVSKFRVL; via the coding sequence ATGTCCGGTTGCAAAGCCAAAACCGCCCCGGTCATGGCGACGCCCAAGAGCAATTACACCGGGCCCGTCGTGGTCGACCCGGTAACTCGTATTGAAGGTCACCTGCGCATCGAGGTGCAGGTGGAGAACGGCGTGGTCAAGGACGTGCGCAGCAGCTCCCAGCTGTTCCGCGGTCTGGAGATCATCCTCAAGGGCCGCGACCCCCGCGACGCCCAGCACTTCACCCAGCGCTCCTGCGGCGTGTGCACGTACGTCCACGCCCTGGCCTCCACCCGCTGCGTGGACAACGCCGTGAAGGTGAAGATCCCGGACAACGCCCGGCTCATGCGCAACCTTGTGCTCGCCGCCCAGTACATGCATGACCACATCGTCCACTTCTATCATCTGCACGCCCTGGACTGGGTCAACGTGGCCAACGCCCTGAAGGCCGATCCGGTCAAGGCCGCCAAGATCGCCAACAGCATCTCGCCCCGTCCGACCACGGCCGAGGGCCTGAAGGCGGTCCAGGACAAGGTCGCCGCCCTGGTCAAGAGCGGCCAGCTCGGCATCTTCACCAACGCCTACTTCCTGGGCGGACATCCGGCTTACTACCTGCCCGCCGAGGTCGACCTCATCGCCACGGCCCACTACCTCGAGGCCCTGCACCTCCAGGTCAAGGCCGCCCGCGCCATGGCCGTCTACGGCGCCAAGAACCCCCACACCCAGTTCACCGTGGTGGGCGGCGTCACGAACTACGAAGGCCTCAAGCCCGAGCGCTTCGCCGAGTTCGCGGCCCTGTACAAGGAAGTGAAGGCCTTCATCGAGCAGGTCTACATCCCCGACCTGATCGCCGTGGCCGGCTTCTACAAGGACTGGGCGGGCATCGGCGCCGGCTGCAAGAACTACCTGTCTTGCGGTGACTTCGCGGATGTCGAGGGCAACCTCGACAGCAACTGGATGCCCCCGGGCGTGATCCACAACGCCGACCTGACCAAGATCGACAAGATGGACGGCACGAAGATCACCGAGGCCATCAAGCACAGCTGGTACAAGGGCAATTCGGTCCTGCATCCCTCCAAGGGCGTCACCGATCCCCAGTACACCAGCCTGAACGACAAGGAGCGCTACTCCTGGATGAAGGCGCCCCGCTACGACGGCAAGCCCATGGAAGTGGGCCCGCTGGCCCAGGTCCTGGTGGCCTACGCCAAGGGCGTGCCCGAGTTCAAGGCCGGCGTGGACCTGGTGCTCTCCAAGCTCGGCGTGCCCGCCTCGGCGCTCTTCTCGACCCTGGGCCGCACCGCCGCCCGCGGCGTTGAGTGCTTCGCCATCGCCCAGAAGACCCAGGGCATCCTGGATCAGCTCATGGCCAACGTGAAGAAGGGCGACACCAAGCTCTACACCGAGTGGAAGATGCCCAAGGAGGCCGAGGGCGTCGGCTTCGTCGCCGCCCCCCGCGGCCACCTGTCCCACTGGATCAAGATCAAGAAGGGCAAGATCGAGAACTTCCAGCTCGTCGTGCCCTCCACCTGGAACCTCGGTCCCCGCGACGACAAGGACGTCATGGGCCCGGTCGAGCAGGCGCTCATGAACACGCCCGTGGCCGATCCCAAGCGCCCCGTGGAGATCATCCGCACGGTGCACGCCTTCGACCCCTGCATCGCCTGCGGCGTGCACGTGATCGACGCCAAGACCGGCGAAGTGAGCAAGTTCCGCGTCCTGTAA
- a CDS encoding hydrogenase small subunit, whose product MKFYVGHGRDGAEERLQNRGVSRREFMKFCGTVAAVMGMGPAFAPKVAEALTAKRRPSVVWLHNAECTGCSESILRTVQPYIDELILDVISLDYQETIMAAAGEKAEEALHQAISAPEGFVCVIEGALPTKNGGEAGKVAGRTMLEINREVAAKAKAVIAYGTCATFGGVQAAAPNPTDAKGVNDALKAQGVNAINIAGCPPNPYNLVGTIVAYLQGKKIELDDYNRPLMFFGDSIHDKCPRLKYFENDQFAKSFGDEGAKKGYCLYKVGCKGPYTYNNCPTVKFNQTNWPVEAGHPCIGCSEPNFWDEMSPFYVEK is encoded by the coding sequence ATGAAATTTTACGTAGGTCATGGCAGGGACGGGGCCGAGGAACGGCTGCAGAATCGCGGCGTCTCGCGCCGTGAGTTCATGAAATTCTGCGGCACCGTGGCCGCTGTCATGGGCATGGGCCCGGCTTTCGCTCCGAAGGTCGCCGAGGCCCTGACGGCCAAACGCCGTCCGTCCGTGGTCTGGCTGCACAACGCCGAGTGCACGGGCTGCTCCGAGTCCATCCTGCGCACCGTCCAGCCTTACATCGACGAGCTGATCCTGGACGTGATCTCCCTGGACTACCAGGAGACCATCATGGCCGCCGCCGGTGAGAAGGCCGAGGAGGCCCTGCACCAGGCCATTTCCGCCCCCGAGGGCTTTGTCTGCGTGATCGAGGGCGCGCTGCCCACGAAGAACGGCGGCGAGGCCGGCAAGGTCGCGGGCCGCACCATGCTGGAGATCAACCGCGAAGTGGCCGCCAAGGCCAAGGCCGTCATCGCCTACGGCACCTGCGCCACCTTCGGCGGCGTCCAGGCCGCGGCTCCGAACCCGACCGACGCCAAGGGCGTGAACGACGCGCTCAAGGCCCAGGGCGTGAACGCCATCAACATCGCCGGCTGCCCGCCGAACCCCTACAACCTGGTCGGCACCATCGTGGCCTACCTCCAGGGCAAGAAGATCGAGCTCGACGACTACAACCGTCCGCTCATGTTCTTCGGCGACTCCATTCACGACAAGTGTCCCCGCCTCAAGTACTTCGAGAACGACCAGTTCGCGAAGTCCTTCGGCGACGAAGGAGCCAAGAAGGGCTACTGCCTGTATAAGGTCGGCTGCAAGGGCCCCTACACCTACAACAACTGCCCCACGGTGAAGTTCAACCAGACGAACTGGCCCGTGGAAGCCGGCCACCCCTGCATCGGCTGCTCCGAGCCGAACTTCTGGGACGAGATGAGCCCCTTCTACGTCGAGAAGTAA
- a CDS encoding YkgJ family cysteine cluster protein produces MTDPSDPRRATRQTYLLDFAEGGPLRLDLPVPEGPVDLLDMLPPIRLMADAVFARGTETATRDGRTISCGPGCEACCNQLVPVSREEGLALARSVRALPGPRRREVTDRFRRTVAALEEAGLLDRLARDFTERIHEHGVLSRLQRDYWALALPCPFLENGSCSIHPARPVICRQYSVTSAPALCARPFEPGVRLEEVRQPMDLAGALAAFDGARARPTRALPLSLCLLLEKTNEAGPLPQVPGPEMLSRFLELASRFTDR; encoded by the coding sequence ATGACCGATCCGAGCGACCCGCGCCGCGCCACCCGGCAGACATACCTGCTCGACTTCGCCGAGGGCGGCCCCCTGCGCCTGGACCTGCCCGTTCCCGAGGGGCCGGTGGACCTGCTGGACATGCTGCCGCCCATCCGGCTCATGGCGGACGCGGTCTTCGCCCGGGGGACCGAGACCGCGACCCGCGACGGCCGGACCATCTCCTGCGGACCCGGCTGCGAAGCCTGCTGCAACCAGCTCGTACCCGTGAGCCGGGAGGAGGGGCTGGCCCTGGCCCGGTCGGTGCGCGCCCTGCCCGGACCGCGTCGCCGCGAGGTCACGGACCGCTTCCGACGCACCGTGGCCGCGCTGGAGGAGGCCGGGCTGCTCGACCGCCTCGCGCGGGACTTCACCGAACGCATCCACGAGCACGGCGTCCTGTCCCGCCTGCAGCGGGACTACTGGGCCCTGGCCCTGCCCTGCCCCTTCCTGGAAAACGGCTCCTGCTCGATCCACCCCGCGCGGCCGGTCATCTGCCGCCAGTATTCCGTGACCTCGGCCCCGGCGCTCTGCGCCCGGCCCTTCGAGCCGGGCGTGCGCCTGGAGGAGGTGCGCCAGCCCATGGACCTGGCCGGAGCCCTGGCGGCCTTCGACGGGGCCCGCGCCCGGCCCACCCGCGCCCTGCCCCTGTCCCTCTGCCTGCTCCTGGAAAAAACGAACGAGGCCGGGCCCCTTCCACAGGTGCCCGGCCCCGAGATGCTCTCCAGGTTCCTGGAGCTGGCCTCGCGCTTCACCGACCGCTGA
- a CDS encoding radical SAM/SPASM domain-containing protein, translated as MEYYMPGPEDTLWRKFVRWRKHRQLPRPRFPRAIQIQTDSRCNADCVFCGWHHTKGSQPQGRMDEALFRKLVDECGGHWIGRISPYLMNEPLLDPNMPDKIAYINKRRKFVTKTKINSNGALLSEGMSEGLVDAGLRHLWISVQGYSEETYKQSMGLSLSKVLGNIDKFLEIRSRKKKDLPKLTITTLKTTIVENELEYAKKYWADRNVRFKIHQVDNRSGQDISHLGTVAPKLRRNCDLFLKQAYVLYNGDVIICCHDWERTVVLGNVGEQSLYEIWNSPRFLELIRQYQAGNFRNLKICASCTVT; from the coding sequence ATGGAATACTACATGCCCGGCCCCGAGGACACGCTCTGGCGCAAGTTCGTGCGCTGGCGCAAGCACCGGCAGCTTCCCAGGCCGCGCTTCCCCCGGGCCATCCAGATTCAGACCGACAGCCGCTGCAACGCGGACTGCGTGTTCTGCGGCTGGCATCACACCAAGGGCAGCCAGCCCCAAGGCCGCATGGACGAGGCCCTGTTCCGCAAGCTCGTGGACGAGTGCGGCGGCCACTGGATCGGCCGCATCAGCCCGTACCTCATGAACGAGCCGCTGCTGGACCCGAATATGCCCGACAAGATCGCCTACATCAACAAGCGCCGGAAGTTCGTCACCAAGACGAAGATCAACAGCAACGGCGCGCTGCTCAGCGAGGGCATGAGCGAGGGGCTCGTCGACGCGGGCCTGCGGCACCTGTGGATCAGCGTGCAGGGCTATTCCGAGGAAACCTACAAACAGAGCATGGGGCTGTCCCTCTCCAAGGTTCTCGGGAACATCGACAAGTTCCTGGAGATCAGGTCGCGCAAGAAGAAGGACCTGCCCAAGCTGACCATCACCACGCTCAAGACCACCATCGTGGAAAACGAGCTGGAGTACGCCAAGAAGTATTGGGCCGATCGGAACGTGCGCTTCAAGATCCATCAGGTGGACAACCGTTCGGGCCAGGACATCTCGCACCTGGGCACCGTCGCGCCGAAGCTGCGCCGCAACTGCGACCTGTTCCTCAAGCAGGCCTATGTGCTCTACAACGGCGACGTGATCATCTGCTGCCACGACTGGGAGCGCACCGTGGTCCTCGGCAACGTGGGTGAGCAGTCCCTTTATGAAATCTGGAACTCGCCGCGCTTCTTGGAGCTCATCCGCCAGTATCAGGCCGGGAACTTCCGCAACCTGAAGATCTGCGCCTCCTGCACCGTGACCTGA
- a CDS encoding MTH1187 family thiamine-binding protein has protein sequence MSAIVELSIFPMDKTGGSLSPYVARILSVIEASGLPHRLNPMGTCVEGDWDQVMAVVSACMKELQKDSERVYLTFKADWKRGDTPRMEAKVASVEEKLGGGQ, from the coding sequence ATGAGCGCCATCGTGGAACTCTCCATCTTTCCCATGGACAAGACCGGCGGCAGCCTGTCGCCCTATGTGGCCCGCATCCTTTCCGTCATCGAGGCCTCCGGCCTGCCCCATCGGCTCAACCCCATGGGCACCTGCGTGGAGGGCGACTGGGACCAGGTCATGGCCGTGGTCTCGGCCTGCATGAAGGAACTCCAGAAGGACTCGGAGCGAGTCTACCTGACCTTCAAGGCCGACTGGAAGCGCGGCGACACCCCGCGCATGGAGGCCAAGGTCGCCTCGGTGGAGGAGAAGCTCGGAGGCGGACAATGA
- a CDS encoding flavodoxin family protein encodes MKKVLCLLGSPRKKGNSADMARVFCDAARQAGAEVESVHLNGLEARGCQACYGCKRNSETCVLEDGLTPVLESVRACDVLVLATPVYFGEVSAQLKTFIDRTFSFLTPEYARDKTKRSRLAPGKTLVFLIAQGHPREDLFADIYPRYQYFFTWFGFAATHLVRACGVYDPGDALAKPGLAEEIAALGRRVAAGA; translated from the coding sequence ATGAAGAAGGTCCTCTGCCTGCTGGGCAGCCCCCGCAAGAAGGGCAACAGCGCGGACATGGCCCGGGTCTTTTGCGACGCCGCGCGCCAGGCCGGAGCCGAGGTGGAGAGCGTGCATCTCAACGGCCTGGAGGCCCGGGGCTGCCAGGCCTGCTATGGCTGCAAACGCAATTCCGAGACCTGCGTGCTGGAGGACGGGCTGACCCCGGTGCTGGAATCGGTCCGGGCCTGCGACGTGCTCGTCCTGGCCACGCCGGTCTATTTCGGCGAGGTCTCGGCCCAGCTCAAGACCTTCATCGACCGGACCTTCTCCTTCCTCACCCCGGAGTACGCCCGCGACAAGACGAAGCGCTCCCGCCTGGCCCCGGGCAAGACCCTGGTCTTCCTCATCGCCCAGGGGCATCCCAGGGAAGACCTCTTCGCGGACATCTACCCCCGCTATCAATACTTCTTCACCTGGTTCGGCTTCGCCGCCACCCACCTCGTGCGGGCCTGCGGCGTCTACGATCCCGGCGACGCCCTGGCGAAGCCGGGCCTGGCGGAGGAAATCGCCGCCCTGGGCCGCCGGGTCGCCGCCGGGGCCTGA
- a CDS encoding radical SAM protein — protein MSDKSCNRSNALEKSMALRRLNQQVNAIECANNLPICLSRPLNLGLDISSACNIKCIFCLAESGRKLSSDADAFRAPEWLDHFDELLPYINMGIFSSFEALLNPGIEQFVRKMRAHCTPFQVFTNGNALTPEMSEFLLANGLQSVWCSFHGAERATYEGIMRGSDYERVLSNLMHLKLLARRINPGFRLTLVFCAMGRTIQELPRYVDLAHRVGAKEIQVNYLLVTTAAHQLDDEAVIFHRDRYDHFVLHAKLKAAKLGILLNHQPTFFDWRPTDSDGPCARPWQHMNVSKDGVVTVCCGGASGIGNLFTDGFHKVWNGKAMQAFRRRVNSGNPPAACRTCTRGRENPLDVRSHLTYLRGLNDEQVQARLEELGLGAASALAAAG, from the coding sequence ATGTCCGACAAATCATGCAACAGATCGAACGCGCTGGAAAAAAGCATGGCCCTGCGGCGGCTCAACCAGCAGGTCAACGCCATCGAGTGCGCCAATAATCTGCCGATCTGCCTCTCGCGCCCCCTCAATCTCGGACTGGACATCTCCAGCGCCTGCAACATCAAGTGCATCTTCTGCCTGGCCGAGAGCGGGCGCAAGCTCAGCTCCGACGCGGACGCCTTCCGCGCCCCGGAATGGCTGGACCACTTCGACGAGCTGCTGCCCTACATCAACATGGGCATCTTCTCCTCCTTCGAGGCCTTGCTCAATCCCGGCATCGAGCAGTTCGTGCGCAAGATGCGCGCCCACTGCACGCCGTTCCAGGTCTTCACCAACGGCAACGCCCTGACCCCGGAGATGTCGGAATTCCTCCTGGCCAACGGCCTGCAATCGGTCTGGTGCTCCTTTCACGGGGCCGAACGCGCGACCTACGAGGGCATCATGCGCGGCTCGGACTACGAGCGGGTGCTGAGCAACCTCATGCACCTCAAGCTCCTGGCCCGGCGCATCAACCCCGGCTTCCGGCTCACCCTGGTCTTCTGCGCCATGGGCCGAACCATCCAGGAGCTGCCGCGCTACGTGGACCTGGCCCACCGAGTGGGGGCCAAGGAAATCCAGGTGAACTACCTGCTCGTGACCACGGCCGCCCACCAGCTGGACGACGAGGCCGTGATCTTCCACCGCGACCGCTACGACCACTTCGTGCTGCACGCCAAGCTCAAGGCCGCCAAGCTGGGCATCCTGCTCAACCACCAGCCCACCTTCTTCGACTGGCGGCCGACCGACTCCGACGGGCCGTGCGCGCGGCCGTGGCAGCACATGAACGTGTCCAAGGACGGGGTGGTCACGGTCTGTTGCGGCGGGGCCTCGGGCATCGGCAACCTCTTCACCGACGGCTTCCACAAAGTCTGGAACGGCAAGGCCATGCAGGCCTTCCGCCGCCGCGTGAACTCCGGCAACCCTCCGGCCGCCTGCCGGACCTGCACCCGGGGCCGGGAAAACCCCCTCGACGTACGCAGCCACCTGACCTACCTGCGCGGCCTGAACGACGAGCAGGTCCAGGCCCGGCTCGAAGAGCTCGGCCTGGGCGCGGCCTCGGCCCTGGCCGCCGCCGGGTGA
- a CDS encoding Crp/Fnr family transcriptional regulator codes for MSSLPLMRRVSKGFLVKTFLKHNIVFVEGSRGDQAYILMEGEVEISGSVDGRKKVFAVLKPPSIFGEMALFLDDQTRTATAMTLEDTKLVIITRDDLDEYFSKAPQVISSILQVLVSRLKATTKKALKVPNVPLGICRVLNLFVLNGQAEIGYDAAVRTLADTFVTSPAAVEGYLGHLAEQGHLSIGAPDHDVAKRVIRILDPDFLEKVMTKKD; via the coding sequence ATGTCCAGCCTCCCGCTCATGCGACGGGTTTCCAAGGGCTTTCTGGTCAAGACCTTCCTCAAGCACAACATCGTCTTCGTCGAGGGCAGCCGGGGCGACCAAGCCTACATCCTCATGGAGGGCGAGGTGGAGATCTCGGGCTCGGTGGACGGCCGCAAGAAGGTCTTCGCCGTGCTCAAGCCGCCGTCGATCTTCGGCGAGATGGCGCTCTTCCTGGACGACCAGACCCGCACCGCCACGGCCATGACCCTGGAGGACACCAAGCTCGTCATCATCACCCGCGACGACCTGGACGAGTATTTCTCCAAGGCCCCGCAGGTCATCTCCTCCATCCTCCAAGTGCTCGTCAGCCGCCTCAAGGCCACCACGAAAAAGGCCCTCAAGGTGCCCAACGTGCCGCTGGGCATCTGCCGGGTGCTGAACCTCTTCGTGCTCAACGGCCAGGCCGAGATCGGCTACGACGCGGCCGTGCGCACCCTGGCCGACACCTTCGTGACCTCTCCGGCGGCCGTGGAGGGCTACCTGGGCCACCTGGCCGAGCAGGGCCACCTGAGCATCGGCGCGCCGGACCACGACGTGGCCAAGCGCGTCATCCGCATCCTGGACCCGGATTTCCTCGAAAAGGTCATGACCAAGAAGGACTGA
- a CDS encoding UPF0280 family protein translates to MKDYTRVGRDYRESVAPDAGERAFQVVIEESDLFVVARRDLSAGIADFLRGLRGELKSHILLRRDFLPSLTPLPAPAGAPEIARRMYEAARACDVGPMAAVAGTVAQMVCERFVSESPDIIVENGGDIFLCSTRERVVGLLAEPESGTRLGLRIPAGEFPTSLCSSSGRIGHSLSLGRGDLVTVRADSGALADAAATALCNRLKTARDLEAVLAGARELAPAGVLGVFAQMGGQVAAWGRVELVAL, encoded by the coding sequence GTGAAGGACTACACGCGGGTCGGCCGGGACTACCGCGAGTCCGTGGCCCCGGACGCGGGAGAGCGGGCCTTCCAGGTGGTCATCGAGGAGTCCGACCTCTTCGTGGTGGCCCGACGCGACCTCTCGGCCGGGATCGCCGACTTCCTACGCGGCCTGCGCGGGGAACTGAAGAGCCACATCCTCCTGCGGCGGGACTTCCTGCCGAGCCTGACGCCCCTGCCGGCTCCGGCCGGAGCCCCGGAGATCGCCCGGCGCATGTACGAGGCGGCCCGGGCCTGCGACGTGGGGCCCATGGCCGCCGTGGCCGGGACTGTGGCCCAGATGGTCTGCGAGCGCTTCGTGTCCGAGAGCCCGGACATCATCGTGGAAAACGGCGGAGACATCTTTCTCTGCTCCACGCGGGAGCGGGTGGTGGGCCTGCTGGCCGAGCCCGAGTCCGGGACGCGGCTCGGGCTGCGCATCCCGGCCGGGGAATTTCCCACCAGCCTGTGCTCCTCCTCGGGCCGCATCGGCCATTCCCTGAGTCTGGGCCGCGGCGACCTCGTCACGGTGCGGGCCGACTCCGGGGCCCTGGCCGACGCCGCGGCCACGGCGCTCTGCAACCGGCTCAAGACGGCCCGGGACCTGGAGGCCGTGCTGGCGGGCGCGCGGGAACTGGCTCCGGCCGGGGTGCTCGGGGTCTTCGCCCAGATGGGGGGGCAGGTGGCGGCCTGGGGCCGGGTGGAGCTGGTGGCCCTGTAG
- a CDS encoding lactate utilization protein, which translates to MREPIDKYWSRRLDDVSEALEDNGFDVFRAEGEEDVRRIALSEILPALSPRTVSFGGSTSVVSSGLYQALKDVPGCDVLDVFDKTLSEPDKLELRRRALTCDLFVTGTNALTEAGQLVNLDMIGNRVAALAFGPRNVLVVLGRNKLAADLPAAMRRIKDYAAPVNASRLAKKTPCVKTSRCMDCNSPDRICNVWTITEKSFPKGRIKVILVNQDLGF; encoded by the coding sequence ATGCGCGAACCCATCGACAAATACTGGTCCCGGCGTCTGGACGACGTGAGCGAAGCCTTGGAGGACAACGGTTTCGACGTTTTCCGCGCGGAGGGCGAGGAGGACGTGCGGCGCATCGCCCTGTCCGAGATCCTGCCCGCGCTCTCGCCCCGGACCGTCAGCTTCGGCGGCTCCACCAGCGTGGTGTCCAGCGGCCTCTATCAGGCCCTCAAGGACGTGCCCGGCTGCGACGTGCTGGACGTCTTCGACAAGACCCTCTCCGAGCCGGACAAGCTGGAGCTGCGCCGCCGGGCCCTGACCTGCGACCTCTTCGTCACCGGCACGAACGCCCTCACCGAGGCCGGGCAGCTGGTGAACCTGGACATGATCGGCAACCGGGTGGCGGCCCTGGCCTTCGGCCCCCGCAACGTGCTCGTGGTCTTGGGGCGCAACAAGCTCGCGGCGGACCTCCCGGCGGCCATGCGCCGGATCAAGGACTACGCCGCGCCGGTGAACGCCTCCCGGCTGGCCAAGAAGACGCCCTGCGTGAAGACCTCCCGCTGCATGGACTGCAACAGCCCGGACCGGATCTGCAACGTCTGGACGATCACCGAAAAGTCCTTCCCCAAGGGCCGGATCAAGGTCATCCTGGTGAACCAGGACCTGGGATTCTAG